In Mastigocladopsis repens PCC 10914, a single window of DNA contains:
- a CDS encoding serine hydrolase, protein MQPKTVIKTVSRRQSANRQLVKRKVQKPKQNQVEATKHQQRPSHRQTTPTRLKSIPPLNPATALTKRPGVVAPAAKQIATTKGKIPPYNPNTVQVQVKNVRVRKQPLRRKTAPSRKTRLKPMARTFLYALRLLIVGVGIGAIVGTVLSVFDPATRIATTEGTSPETIGQTQPQPTQNPSAGASGLFLTQELASLKTAVQNLAAGTPNLTPGVFLVDLDNGSYVDVNGSSSFSSASTIKIPILVALFQDVDAGKIRLDETLTMQKEMVVGGSGDMQYKSAGTQFTVMEVATKMMTISDNTAANMLIGRLGGIEVLNQRFRSWGLTTTAIRNPLPDLQGTNTTSPKELGNLMAMLSKGNLVSVSSRDRILDIMRRTVRNHLLPTGLGQGATIAHKTGDIGTTLADAGLVEMSTGKRYIIAVMVQRPNNDASAEKLIGSISRAAYQQFNQTAPVPSTTGSTMPTTGYQSPVMSPPLPNNIPNGMGSTMPTTVYPSPAINLPLPNGMGSTVPTNTYQSPVQSPVMNPQYYYPYQR, encoded by the coding sequence ATGCAACCGAAAACCGTTATAAAAACTGTTTCGCGGCGTCAAAGCGCCAACCGCCAACTGGTTAAGCGCAAAGTCCAAAAGCCAAAACAAAATCAAGTCGAAGCCACAAAACACCAGCAACGACCCTCCCACAGACAAACAACGCCTACACGTCTAAAATCCATTCCCCCCCTCAACCCTGCAACTGCACTCACAAAGCGACCCGGGGTAGTAGCCCCAGCAGCCAAACAAATTGCTACTACCAAAGGAAAGATTCCTCCATACAACCCAAACACAGTACAGGTACAGGTAAAGAATGTGCGGGTGCGGAAGCAGCCTTTGCGTAGAAAAACTGCTCCATCCCGAAAAACACGGTTAAAGCCCATGGCAAGAACATTTTTGTACGCCCTGCGGTTGTTAATTGTGGGAGTTGGTATCGGTGCAATCGTAGGCACGGTGTTATCAGTGTTTGATCCAGCTACTCGTATCGCCACAACAGAGGGAACATCACCCGAGACTATCGGACAAACACAGCCACAACCTACCCAAAATCCCTCAGCAGGTGCTTCCGGCTTATTCTTAACTCAGGAATTGGCTTCTTTAAAAACTGCTGTGCAAAATTTGGCAGCAGGAACCCCCAATCTCACACCAGGAGTTTTCTTAGTAGATTTGGACAATGGCAGTTATGTAGATGTGAATGGTTCCTCAAGTTTTTCTTCTGCTAGCACGATTAAGATTCCGATTCTTGTTGCCCTTTTTCAAGATGTAGATGCTGGCAAAATTCGCCTAGATGAAACTCTCACCATGCAGAAGGAAATGGTTGTAGGCGGTTCTGGGGATATGCAGTACAAATCCGCAGGAACCCAGTTCACAGTGATGGAAGTGGCAACTAAGATGATGACAATCAGCGACAACACGGCAGCAAATATGCTGATTGGCCGCTTAGGTGGAATTGAGGTGCTGAATCAGCGGTTCCGCAGTTGGGGTTTGACAACCACAGCAATTCGCAATCCACTTCCCGATTTGCAAGGGACAAACACCACCAGTCCTAAGGAGTTAGGGAATTTGATGGCGATGCTGAGTAAGGGCAATTTGGTGAGTGTGTCATCACGCGATCGCATATTGGATATTATGCGCCGCACTGTGAGAAATCATCTCTTGCCAACTGGTTTAGGACAAGGCGCGACCATTGCCCATAAAACGGGCGATATTGGCACAACGCTAGCAGATGCGGGTTTGGTTGAGATGTCCACTGGCAAACGTTACATAATTGCTGTTATGGTACAGCGTCCTAATAACGACGCCAGCGCCGAAAAACTCATTGGCTCAATTTCTCGTGCTGCTTACCAACAGTTTAACCAAACTGCTCCCGTACCTAGCACGACAGGAAGCACAATGCCCACAACTGGTTATCAGTCCCCAGTGATGAGTCCACCTCTACCCAACAACATACCCAACGGTATGGGAAGCACAATGCCCACAACTGTTTATCCGTCCCCAGCCATCAATCTGCCTCTACCCAACGGCATGGGAAGCACTGTACCCACCAATACTTATCAGTCTCCCGTTCAGTCTCCCGTGATGAATCCACAGTATTATTATCCTTACCAACGATAA
- a CDS encoding RNA methyltransferase — MALAGLRIILVEPAGPMNVGSIARVMKNFGLQQLVLVNPQCNPLSTEALQMAVHAKNILESAVIAGTLPEALQGCTRAIATTARVRNWDSPLENPRTALPWLLEEPEQPAALIFGREDRGLSNEELNYAQRFIRIPTGPSYPSLNLATAVGICCYELSQSDADKEDAKEENDPTLSENESAPLDLLEEYYQQLESLLLKLGYLYPHTAASRMEKFRQLYNRAQLQTKEVAMLRGILRQVEWALENRNNCEDF; from the coding sequence ATGGCATTAGCTGGCTTAAGAATTATCTTGGTAGAACCAGCAGGTCCAATGAACGTGGGGTCAATAGCACGGGTGATGAAAAATTTTGGTCTACAGCAACTGGTGTTAGTCAATCCCCAATGCAACCCACTTTCAACGGAAGCACTTCAGATGGCAGTTCATGCCAAGAATATTTTAGAATCAGCGGTAATAGCAGGGACATTACCAGAAGCGTTGCAAGGATGTACGCGGGCGATCGCCACTACGGCTCGTGTTCGTAACTGGGATTCCCCCCTAGAAAACCCCCGCACAGCACTACCCTGGTTACTGGAGGAACCAGAACAACCCGCAGCGCTCATTTTTGGTAGGGAAGACCGGGGACTGAGTAATGAAGAATTAAATTATGCTCAGCGGTTTATTCGCATTCCTACAGGTCCGAGCTATCCATCGCTGAATCTAGCGACTGCTGTGGGAATTTGCTGCTATGAACTGTCACAAAGTGATGCGGACAAAGAAGACGCAAAGGAGGAAAATGACCCCACGTTATCTGAGAATGAGTCTGCACCTTTGGATCTCTTGGAAGAATATTACCAGCAGTTAGAATCGCTACTGCTCAAGCTAGGATATCTGTATCCGCATACGGCAGCCAGCCGTATGGAAAAATTCCGGCAACTGTATAATCGTGCTCAGTTACAAACTAAGGAAGTTGCTATGTTGCGAGGTATTTTACGGCAGGTAGAATGGGCACTTGAGAACCGGAACAATTGTGAAGACTTTTAA
- the secA gene encoding preprotein translocase subunit SecA yields the protein MLKTLLGDPNARKLKKYQPYITEINLLEEEIKALPDEELKGKTAEFRQRLKKGETLDDILSEAFAVVREAGRRVLGLRHFDVQLLGGVILHTGQIAEMKTGEGKTLVATLPSYLNALTGKGVHVVTVNDYLARRDAEWMGQVHRFLGLSVGLIQQSMTPTERQKNYGCDITYVTNSEVGFDYLRDNMATDIKDVVQRPFNYCVIDEVDSILVDEARTPLIISGQVERPTEKYLKAAQIAASLTKDEHYEVDEKARNVLLSDEGFAEAEQLLGVKDLFDPEDPWAHFVFNAIKAKELFLKDVNYIVRNSEVVIVDEFTGRVLPGRRWSDGLHQAIEAKERVEIQPETQTLATITYQNLFLLYPKLGGMTGTAKTEEVELEKIYKLEVTIIPTNRTRRRQDLSDMVFKTEPGKWGAIAKECAEMHTLGRPVLVGTTSVEKSEYLSQLLRQMEIPHELLNARPENVEREAEIVAQAGRRGAVTIATNMAGRGTDIILGGNAEYMSRLKLREYFMPRVVKPEDEDMFGIHRASGLPSPGTGGGQGFVPGKKVKTWKASPQVFPTQLSKETEKLLKEAVDSAVREYGDRSLSELEAEDKVAVAVEKAPTDDRVIQKLREAYNRIKHEYEQFTSREHDEVVELGGLHVIGTERHESRRIDNQLRGRAGRQGDPGSTRFFLSLEDNLLRIFGGDRVARLMDAFHVEEDMPIESGMLTRSLEGAQKKVETYYYDIRKQVFEYDEVMNNQRRAIYAERRRVLEGQDLKEQVIKYAEKTMDDIVDFYINPDLPSEEWELDKLVDKVKEFVYLLEDLQPTQLEDMGMGEIKAFLHEQVRIAYDLKEAQIDQIQHGLMRQAERFFILQRIDTLWREHLQQMDALRESVGLRGYGQKDPLIEYKSEGYELFLDMMTNIRRDVVYSLFMFQPQPQAVAQPSEMV from the coding sequence ATGCTAAAGACCTTGTTGGGCGACCCCAACGCTCGTAAACTTAAAAAATACCAACCTTACATTACAGAAATTAACCTTTTAGAGGAAGAAATAAAAGCCCTCCCGGATGAAGAGCTAAAGGGCAAAACAGCAGAGTTTAGACAGCGCCTGAAGAAAGGCGAAACTTTAGATGATATCCTGAGCGAAGCGTTTGCTGTAGTACGGGAAGCAGGACGGCGAGTGTTAGGGTTGCGGCACTTTGATGTTCAACTTTTAGGCGGTGTCATCCTGCATACAGGGCAAATTGCCGAAATGAAAACTGGTGAGGGCAAAACCCTAGTTGCAACATTGCCAAGTTATTTAAATGCTCTGACTGGAAAAGGCGTACACGTTGTTACTGTGAACGATTACCTGGCTCGTCGGGACGCAGAATGGATGGGACAGGTGCATCGCTTCTTGGGATTGAGTGTGGGGCTGATTCAGCAGAGCATGACCCCAACTGAACGCCAGAAAAACTACGGCTGTGACATTACTTATGTCACCAACAGCGAGGTGGGCTTTGACTACCTGCGCGATAATATGGCAACAGACATCAAAGACGTAGTGCAGCGCCCGTTCAATTACTGCGTGATTGACGAGGTAGACTCTATCCTAGTTGACGAGGCGCGGACTCCGTTGATTATTTCCGGACAGGTAGAAAGACCAACGGAAAAATACCTCAAAGCCGCCCAAATTGCAGCATCTCTGACAAAAGACGAGCATTACGAAGTGGATGAAAAAGCTCGTAACGTGCTGTTATCTGATGAAGGCTTTGCCGAAGCAGAACAGCTTTTGGGAGTCAAAGATTTATTTGACCCAGAAGACCCTTGGGCGCACTTCGTTTTCAATGCTATTAAGGCAAAAGAACTGTTCCTCAAAGACGTCAACTATATTGTCCGCAACTCTGAAGTCGTCATCGTAGATGAATTTACTGGTCGAGTCTTGCCAGGACGACGTTGGAGCGATGGACTGCACCAGGCAATTGAGGCAAAAGAACGAGTAGAAATTCAACCAGAAACTCAAACCCTAGCAACCATTACCTACCAAAACCTGTTCTTGCTTTATCCAAAACTCGGTGGAATGACCGGAACGGCAAAGACGGAAGAAGTCGAGTTGGAAAAAATTTACAAACTCGAAGTTACGATCATTCCGACCAACAGAACCAGAAGACGCCAAGACTTGTCTGATATGGTCTTTAAGACCGAACCGGGCAAGTGGGGAGCAATTGCCAAAGAATGTGCTGAAATGCACACACTCGGCAGACCAGTGTTGGTGGGGACGACTAGCGTGGAAAAATCTGAATATCTCAGCCAGTTGTTAAGGCAAATGGAGATTCCCCACGAACTGCTCAACGCTAGACCAGAGAACGTGGAGCGCGAAGCAGAAATTGTCGCCCAAGCAGGACGCAGAGGTGCTGTGACCATTGCTACCAACATGGCGGGTAGAGGGACTGACATTATCCTGGGTGGTAATGCCGAGTATATGTCACGTCTGAAGCTGCGGGAATACTTCATGCCTCGGGTTGTTAAGCCAGAAGATGAAGATATGTTCGGTATCCATAGAGCGTCTGGTTTACCGTCCCCGGGAACTGGAGGAGGTCAAGGCTTTGTCCCTGGAAAGAAAGTGAAAACTTGGAAAGCTTCGCCACAGGTTTTCCCCACTCAGCTTTCTAAAGAAACGGAGAAACTCCTCAAAGAAGCAGTGGACTCTGCTGTGCGGGAGTATGGCGATCGCAGCTTATCAGAACTGGAAGCAGAAGACAAAGTCGCTGTGGCGGTAGAAAAAGCCCCAACAGACGACCGCGTCATTCAGAAGTTGCGCGAAGCTTACAACCGTATCAAGCATGAGTACGAACAGTTCACAAGTCGTGAACACGATGAAGTCGTGGAATTAGGCGGTTTGCACGTCATTGGTACAGAACGCCACGAGTCGCGACGGATTGACAACCAGCTGCGGGGACGAGCAGGACGCCAAGGCGACCCTGGTTCGACAAGATTTTTCCTCAGCTTAGAAGATAACCTACTGCGGATTTTTGGTGGCGATCGCGTGGCACGCCTCATGGATGCCTTCCATGTAGAAGAGGATATGCCCATCGAATCCGGAATGCTCACCCGCAGTTTGGAAGGCGCTCAGAAAAAAGTCGAAACCTACTACTACGACATCCGTAAGCAGGTGTTTGAGTACGACGAGGTGATGAACAACCAACGCCGTGCTATCTATGCCGAACGCCGTCGGGTGCTAGAAGGGCAAGACTTGAAAGAACAAGTCATCAAGTACGCCGAAAAAACGATGGATGACATCGTTGACTTCTACATCAACCCAGACTTACCCTCAGAAGAGTGGGAATTAGATAAGTTGGTTGATAAGGTCAAAGAATTTGTCTATCTGTTGGAGGACTTGCAGCCCACTCAATTAGAAGATATGGGAATGGGCGAAATTAAAGCCTTCCTCCACGAACAAGTGCGGATTGCTTACGATCTCAAGGAAGCCCAAATTGACCAAATTCAGCACGGATTAATGCGGCAAGCGGAACGATTCTTTATCTTACAGCGCATTGATACCTTGTGGCGGGAACACCTGCAACAAATGGACGCCCTGCGTGAGTCCGTGGGATTACGGGGTTACGGTCAAAAAGACCCGCTGATTGAGTACAAGAGCGAGGGCTACGAATTATTCTTGGATATGATGACCAACATCCGCCGAGATGTGGTTTACTCCTTGTTCATGTTCCAGCCCCAGCCTCAAGCAGTAGCGCAACCTTCGGAGATGGTTTGA
- a CDS encoding phenylpyruvate tautomerase MIF-related protein — protein MPFVRIETNHHFNKQVIEDVMTQITEEIHIKKGDPVKMISVVVHTDSNVSFGSDSETPAAIVQVLNASMPAHITSQLTQGISNILLNKFQVPANRMYIFFQEFTTMHLVGWNGKTFAEILGRDDEQNLDEERQKAQTKSH, from the coding sequence ATGCCTTTCGTAAGAATTGAAACTAATCATCATTTTAATAAGCAAGTCATTGAAGATGTCATGACTCAAATTACTGAAGAAATTCATATAAAAAAGGGAGATCCAGTAAAAATGATATCGGTTGTTGTTCACACCGATAGTAACGTTTCCTTTGGTAGTGATTCTGAAACCCCAGCAGCTATTGTGCAGGTTCTCAATGCTAGTATGCCTGCACATATTACCAGCCAGTTAACACAAGGCATTAGCAATATTTTACTGAATAAATTTCAGGTACCTGCCAATCGCATGTACATCTTTTTTCAAGAATTTACCACGATGCATTTAGTTGGTTGGAATGGCAAAACCTTTGCAGAGATTCTAGGTAGGGATGACGAACAGAATCTCGACGAGGAGCGCCAAAAAGCACAGACAAAAAGCCATTAA